CACTATCCCGAATATCACCTTTTACAAAAGTGTATTCATCATAATCTGAATGACTGGATCGATTTAATTCTTTGATGCGTGGATTATAAAATTCGTTCAAATTATCAAGACAGACAACTTTGTTCCCCGCTGCGAGCAATTGATCGGTTAAATGAGAGCCGATGAAACCTGATCCGCCAGTGACCAAAACTGATTTATTTGAGGTTTTTTCCATAGAACTATGCTTTAACTATTTACAGTCCCATCTTTATAAAATGGCGGTTTAACAACTTTGCACTTTAATTTTTTATTACGGACTTCCAATTCCAGTTCCGTGCCAATCTTTGCCATTGGTTTCGCCACGTAAGCAATGCCGATTCCCCGCTTTAAAGATGGTGATTGGGTGCCGCTTGTTACTTCTCCCACCACTTCTCCATTCGCTAAAACTGAATATCCTTTACGAGGAATTCCGCGATCAATCATTTCTATACATATCAATCTGCGGGAGAGTTTTTCCTTTCCTTCAACCAATGCATCTTTACCAATAAAATTATTTTTTTCTAATTTGGTGATCCATCCCAAGCCCGCTTCAATCGGGTGGGTGGTTTCATCAATATCATTCCCATAAAGGGCATATTTCATTTCCATCCGGAGCGTGTCTCGACAACCGAGGCCCACAGCTTCGACATTGTTTCCACCAGCGGACATAATGGCATCCCAGATTTTGACAATGTTATCGTGGTCAGCATATACTTCAAAACCCAATTCTCCAGTATACCCAGTTCGTGCTATTGTGGCAGGACTGCCATCTATATTTCCAATATCAAAACAATAAAAGTCTAAGGTATTCAAATCTATATCCACAATGGTCTGAAGAATTTCTCTGGACTTCGGCCCTTGAAAAGCGATCAAGCCAGTTTGTTCACTCATATCCATAATATCTACA
Above is a window of Candidatus Neomarinimicrobiota bacterium DNA encoding:
- the gcvT gene encoding glycine cleavage system aminomethyltransferase GcvT, with translation MKKTPLYDKHIALGAKLVDFAGYEMPIQYGGIMQEHNAVRNSAGLFDVSHMGEFIVSGEGAEAFLDYVTINDATVIQPWQAQYSAMCYEDGGIIDDLLIYRYTDHFMLVVNCANIGKDLDWLMAHKPDNVDIMDMSEQTGLIAFQGPKSREILQTIVDIDLNTLDFYCFDIGNIDGSPATIARTGYTGELGFEVYADHDNIVKIWDAIMSAGGNNVEAVGLGCRDTLRMEMKYALYGNDIDETTHPIEAGLGWITKLEKNNFIGKDALVEGKEKLSRRLICIEMIDRGIPRKGYSVLANGEVVGEVTSGTQSPSLKRGIGIAYVAKPMAKIGTELELEVRNKKLKCKVVKPPFYKDGTVNS